Proteins encoded within one genomic window of Eurosta solidaginis isolate ZX-2024a chromosome 1, ASM4086904v1, whole genome shotgun sequence:
- the Nep7 gene encoding neprilysin-2 yields the protein MKAKILRCTICLFVLLRMYVARTAIPTNITPTIEITDNSTVKQPLTLPVNLSILALSVNNDLAQSYANGNSITSGADKIQNDDLNEIESEYRMKYTKEMLTYMNRSVNPCDDFYEFACGNWKNVIPERQSEHKRSNLIDIVYSLGESIQRLLLQDAPYGEDFLYKSELNLTKQIYKDCLEAKLIPLQKSNVYLNIIKSIGGFPAIDDQWNPEKFSWFNMSAHLTNYGAIGLISEEIIPQYPFPPYFKLPDLGFEYIVHTDNINTNSSHELNGKRMRNYLSLYGVDDKQKIDEIVSDIYDMWSAILNITDEFNESLSKCETISSSMEVEDFPHWNEYLEIAWNNTIFDLDEDLWPCHYFYQQLDKVCNERKEAVANYLALKFIYRMDARLQDKKFQTEHCNMMIQHVLPFILNEIYMKEYFDSEIHAELSGIVNEVRKSLRVILEEADWLDEKTREQALLKEAAIRTFIGSYQNQNITDRLIKEMKHFSYVKDNYELNLVNLFKFRTWQKRFNGLHHKEYDNSTMKPLELLMGIQVNAFYYNVDNSICVMAGVLHPPAYHKSWPAALKFGTIGYLVGHEFTHGFDSVGSHFNSVGNETYWWSEKSGKVFNQREECFVKQYSGYKIPEINRFIDGSQTADENIADSGGLREAFSAYQRRVKDMNIPRKDEQMPELDLTPEQLYFVGFAQLWCASYKEKHYWEELRNEHTMDKYRVLGAVTNIEEFSKAYNCPVGSKMNPSREKCRVW from the exons ATGAAAGCGAAAATATTACGGTGTACAATTTGTTTGTTCGTTCTACTTCGAATGTATGTAGCACGTACTGCGATACCGACTAATATTACGCCCACAATAGAGATAACCGATAACAGCACGGTAAAACAACCTTTAACACTGCCGGTAAACTTATCAATTTTAGCTCTTAGTGTTAACAACGATCTTGCACAATCATACGCGAATGGAAATTCAATTACATCGGGCGCAGACAAAATACAAAACGATGATCTTAATGAAATCGAAAGTGAATATCGTATGAAATATACTAAAGAGATGTTAACATATATGAATCGTTCCGTTAATCCCTGTGACGATTTTTATGAGTTTGCCTGTGGTAATTGGAAAAATGTAATACCAGAACGTCAGTCTGAACATAAACGTAGTAATCTTATCGATATTGTTTATAGTTTGGGTGAATCAATACAACGATTGCTATTACAAGACGCACCATATGGTGAAGATTTTCTATATAAATCagaattaaatttaacaaaacaaatttataaagaTTGTTTAGAGGCTAAGCTAATACCTTTACAAAAATCGAATGTATATTTGAATATTATCAAATCGATTGGTGGTTTCCCAGCAATCGATGACCAATGGAATCCTGAAAAATTTAGTTGGTTTAATATGAGCGCACATTTAACAAATTATGGCGCTATAGGTTTAATCAGCGAAGAAATAATACCGCAATACCCATTTCCGCCATATTTTAAATTACCCGATTTGGGCTTTGAATATATTGTACATACAGATAATATAAATACGAATAGTTCACATGAATTGAATGGTAAACGTATGCGTAACTATTTAAGTTTGTATGGTGTTGATGATAAGcaaaaaattgatgaaatcgtGAGTGATATATATGATATGTGGAGTGCAATACTTAACATAACGGATGAATTTAATGAGAGCCTGAGTAAATGTGAAACGATTTCATCATCAATGGAAGTCGAAGATTTTCCACATTGGAATGAATATTTAGAAATTGCATGGAATAACACAATATTTGACTTAGATGAGGATCTTTGGCCTTGCCACTATTTTTACCAACAACTAGATAAAGTGTGTAACGAGCGCAAAGAAGCGGTAGCTAATTACTTAGCATTGAAGTTTATCTATCGTATGGATGCACGTTTGCAAGACAAAAAGTTTCAAACAGAACATTGTAATATGATGATTCAGCATGTATTACCTTTTATACTAAACGAAATCTATATGAAG GAATACTTTGACAGTGAAATTCATGCTGAACTAAGTGGCATTGTGAATGAGGTGCGGAAAAGTTTACGGGTCATATTAGAAGAAGCTGATTGGTTGGATGAAAAAACACGAGAACAAGCATTATTAAAAGAGGCGGCTATTAGAACGTTTATTGGAAGTTATCAAAACCAAAATATAACCGACCgtttaataaaagaaatgaaacattTTTCATATGTTAAAGACAATTATGAATTAAATTTagtaaatttattcaaatttaGAACATGGCAAAAACGTTTTAATGGTTTGCATCACAAGGAATATGATAATTCTACAATGAAGCCATTGGAACTGTTGATGGGTATTCAAGTGAATGCTTTCTACTATAACGTTGACAATTCCATTTGCGTTATGGCAGGAGTTTTACATCCACCTGCATATCATAAGTCATGGCCAGCAGCGCTTAAATTTGGCACTATCGGTTATTTGGTGGGACATGAGTTTACACATGGTTTCGATTCGGTAGGATCGCATTTTAACAGCGTTGGTAATGAGACATACTGGTGGTCTGAGAAGTCCGGAAAAGTATTCAATCAGCGGGAAGAGTGTTTTGTAAAGCAATATAGTGGCTATAAG ATACCTGAAATCAATCGCTTTATCGATGGAAGTCAAACAGCAGATGAGAATATTGCCGATAGTGGTGGTTTAAGAGAAGCATTTTCCGCATATCAAAGACGTGTCAAGGATATGAATATACCTAGAAAGGATGAACAAATGCCTGAGTTAGATCTGACACCGGAACAATTGTACTTTGTTGGCTTTGCTCAACTTTGGTGTGCTTCTTATAAGGAAAAACATTATTGGGAGGAGTTAAGAAATGAGCATACAATGGATAAGTATCGCGTTTTAGGTGCTGTTACAAATATTGAAGAATTTAGTAAAGCCTACAACTGTCCGGTGGGTAGTAAAATGAACCCATCGCGGGAGAAATGTCGTGTGTGGTAA